In Actinomadura citrea, a single window of DNA contains:
- a CDS encoding adenylosuccinate synthase encodes MPAIVLVGAQWGDEGKGKATDLLGGDVDYVVRYQGGNNAGHTVVIGDKSYALHLLPSGVLSPDVIPVIGNGVVIDPAVLLQEIDGLRDRGIGCERLLISANAHLIMPHHRALDKVTERYLGKARIGTTGRGIGPTYADKINRMGIRVQDLFDPNILTQKLDLALREKNQVLTKVYNRRRIETGPIVQEYLAYGERLKPFVADTTLVLNKALDDGKVVLLEGAQGTLLDIDHGTYPFVTSSSPTAGGACAGSGVGPTKISRVIGILKAYTTRVGSGPFPTELLDEQGEYLRTTGGEYGVTTGRDRRCGWFDAVIARYATRVNGITDYFLTKLDVLSGLEQVPVCVAYEVDGVRVDELPTTQTEFHHAKPVLEYLDGWQEDITGAEKFEDLPANAQAYVRALEEMSGAQISAIGVGPGRTQTLSLRPLV; translated from the coding sequence ATGCCTGCCATCGTTCTTGTCGGTGCCCAGTGGGGAGATGAGGGCAAGGGCAAGGCGACAGACCTGCTCGGTGGGGACGTCGACTACGTCGTCCGCTACCAGGGCGGCAACAACGCGGGCCACACCGTGGTCATCGGCGACAAGAGCTACGCGCTGCACCTGCTGCCGTCCGGAGTGCTGTCGCCCGACGTCATCCCGGTGATCGGCAACGGCGTGGTGATCGACCCGGCCGTGCTGCTGCAGGAGATCGACGGCCTGCGGGACCGCGGCATCGGCTGCGAGCGGCTGCTGATCTCGGCGAACGCGCACCTGATCATGCCCCACCACCGTGCCCTCGACAAGGTCACCGAGCGCTACCTCGGCAAGGCCCGGATCGGCACCACCGGCCGCGGCATCGGCCCCACCTACGCCGACAAGATCAACCGGATGGGCATCCGCGTCCAGGACCTGTTCGACCCGAACATCCTCACGCAGAAGCTCGACCTGGCCCTGCGCGAGAAGAACCAGGTCCTGACGAAGGTCTACAACCGCCGCCGCATCGAGACCGGGCCGATCGTCCAGGAGTACCTGGCCTACGGCGAGCGCCTCAAGCCGTTCGTCGCCGACACCACGCTCGTCCTGAACAAGGCGCTGGACGACGGCAAGGTCGTCCTGCTGGAAGGCGCGCAGGGCACGCTGCTGGACATCGACCACGGCACCTACCCGTTCGTGACGTCGTCCAGCCCCACGGCCGGCGGCGCGTGCGCGGGCTCCGGCGTCGGCCCCACCAAGATCAGCCGCGTGATCGGCATCCTCAAGGCCTACACGACCCGTGTCGGGTCCGGGCCGTTCCCCACCGAGCTGCTGGACGAGCAGGGCGAGTACCTGCGCACGACCGGCGGCGAGTACGGCGTGACCACGGGCCGCGACCGCCGCTGCGGCTGGTTCGACGCCGTGATCGCCCGCTACGCAACCCGCGTCAACGGCATCACCGACTACTTCCTGACGAAGCTGGACGTCCTGTCCGGCCTGGAGCAGGTCCCGGTGTGCGTCGCCTACGAGGTCGACGGCGTCCGGGTGGACGAGCTGCCCACGACGCAGACCGAGTTCCACCACGCCAAGCCCGTCCTGGAGTACCTGGACGGCTGGCAGGAGGACATCACGGGCGCCGAGAAGTTCGAGGACCTCCCCGCCAACGCGCAGGCGTACGTCCGGGCGCTGGAAGAGATGTCCGGCGCCCAGATCTCCGCGATCGGCGTAGGCCCAGGCCGCACCCAGACCCTTTCCCTACGACCCCTGGTCTGA
- a CDS encoding magnesium and cobalt transport protein CorA: MAMTRVRPSRALFKTRGRPSGVQAANRDSAVIDWAAYIDGHRVCTATVADAVRLVRDGRLVPDGDSAGFVWVGLHEPSAGELSDLAEVFGLHPLAVEDAIHAHQRPKLERYDDVHFVVMKTVGYVSSGPSGAEVVETGEIMLFCGPDFVVTVRHGAHGALGPVRRDLEKDPGRLALGPAAVLHAVTDRVVDGYVSVADAVMEDIDEVEEAVFSPERTDESRRIYRLKREVIQLKRAVGPLAGPLRNLTGRRFVPTEIKEYLRDVEDHLTRVREQVESYDELLNPILQAHMTQVTVADNKDMRKISAWGAIFMVPTAIAGVYGMNFDHMPETRWQYGYPMILSVISLACFALYRGFRRNGWL, from the coding sequence ATGGCCATGACACGAGTCCGCCCGAGCCGCGCGCTGTTCAAGACGCGCGGCCGCCCCAGCGGCGTGCAGGCTGCGAACCGCGATTCCGCCGTCATCGACTGGGCCGCCTACATCGACGGCCACCGCGTCTGCACCGCCACCGTCGCCGACGCCGTCCGCCTCGTCCGCGACGGCCGGCTCGTCCCCGACGGTGACAGCGCCGGCTTCGTCTGGGTCGGCCTCCACGAGCCGTCCGCCGGCGAACTCTCCGACCTCGCCGAGGTCTTCGGCCTGCACCCGCTCGCCGTCGAGGACGCCATCCACGCCCACCAGCGCCCCAAGCTCGAGCGCTACGACGACGTCCACTTCGTCGTCATGAAGACCGTCGGCTACGTCTCCAGCGGCCCCAGCGGTGCCGAGGTCGTCGAGACCGGCGAGATCATGCTGTTCTGCGGCCCCGACTTCGTCGTCACCGTCCGTCACGGCGCCCACGGCGCGCTCGGCCCCGTCCGCCGCGACCTGGAGAAGGACCCCGGGCGCCTCGCCCTCGGCCCCGCCGCCGTCCTGCACGCCGTCACCGACCGCGTCGTGGACGGCTACGTGAGCGTCGCCGACGCCGTCATGGAGGACATCGACGAGGTCGAGGAGGCCGTCTTCTCCCCCGAGCGCACCGACGAGTCCCGCCGCATCTACCGGCTCAAGCGCGAGGTCATCCAGCTCAAGCGCGCCGTGGGCCCGCTCGCCGGCCCGCTGCGCAACCTGACCGGCCGCCGCTTCGTCCCGACCGAGATCAAGGAGTACCTCCGCGACGTCGAGGACCACCTCACCCGCGTCCGCGAGCAGGTCGAGTCCTACGACGAGCTCCTCAACCCGATCCTCCAGGCGCACATGACCCAGGTCACCGTCGCCGACAACAAGGACATGCGCAAGATCTCCGCGTGGGGCGCCATCTTCATGGTCCCCACCGCCATCGCCGGCGTCTACGGCATGAACTTCGACCACATGCCCGAAACCCGCTGGCAGTACGGCTACCCCATGATCCTCAGCGTCATCTCCCTCGCCTGCTTCGCCCTCTACCGAGGCTTCCGCCGCAACGGCTGGCTCTAG
- a CDS encoding DUF3151 domain-containing protein produces MTGMTQNLLGGPAPTELPDNVEARTALEEGVDPFEVAARHPDHPGAWAELADRSFAKGSVIDSYAFARTGYHRGLDQLRRAGWKGHGPIPWEHEPNRGFLRALHALARAAAAIGEESEAERCKTFLRDSSAEAADALNGS; encoded by the coding sequence ATGACCGGCATGACCCAGAACCTGCTCGGCGGCCCCGCTCCGACCGAACTTCCGGACAACGTCGAGGCCCGGACGGCCCTGGAGGAGGGCGTCGACCCGTTCGAGGTCGCCGCGCGCCACCCGGACCACCCGGGCGCGTGGGCCGAGCTGGCCGACCGTTCCTTCGCCAAGGGCAGCGTCATCGACTCCTACGCGTTCGCCCGCACCGGCTACCACCGCGGGCTGGACCAGCTGCGCCGGGCGGGCTGGAAGGGCCACGGCCCCATCCCGTGGGAGCACGAGCCGAACCGCGGCTTCCTGCGCGCCCTGCACGCCCTCGCCAGGGCCGCCGCAGCCATCGGCGAAGAGTCCGAGGCCGAGCGCTGCAAGACGTTCCTGCGCGACAGCAGCGCCGAGGCCGCCGACGCCCTCAACGGCTCCTGA
- a CDS encoding low temperature requirement protein A: MASPSVPVGGEVYRVTTLELFFDLVFVFAVTQLSHVLVKELNVLGLVQVVLMFGVLWWMYGGYAWLTNTLTPTTAGRRLLLLVGMGGFFMVALATPTAFKGGGVLWGVGYLVLVLAHVTLYAQGNPNILRVLPANLLAAVLIIVAGIFDHGPAVYVLWTLALVVPIVQPYIVPAGGLFTIQPAHIVERHGLLVMITIGESVIAVGAGAEHAHLDAGLVVAVLLGLALAAAFWWSYFARDDERAEESLTAADDVRRTQMTMFGYFYAHIPLVVGIIVAAAGMGTAVGHAWDGLHTGSALALAGGVALYLAGDVAFRRAVRIGPSRIRLGAAAVALAAAPLGLWLAAAEIAALVLVVAAALALEHAATRPDAAVPGLGQSSGD, encoded by the coding sequence ATGGCTTCCCCCTCCGTGCCGGTGGGCGGAGAGGTGTACCGCGTCACGACGCTGGAGCTCTTCTTCGACCTGGTGTTCGTCTTCGCGGTGACCCAGCTCAGCCACGTGCTGGTCAAGGAACTGAACGTGCTGGGCCTGGTCCAGGTCGTGCTGATGTTCGGCGTCCTGTGGTGGATGTACGGCGGCTACGCCTGGCTGACCAACACCCTCACGCCCACGACCGCGGGACGGCGCCTGCTGCTCCTGGTCGGGATGGGCGGGTTCTTCATGGTCGCGCTGGCCACCCCGACGGCGTTCAAGGGCGGCGGTGTCCTGTGGGGCGTCGGGTACCTGGTCCTGGTGCTCGCCCACGTGACGCTGTACGCGCAGGGCAACCCGAACATCCTGCGCGTCCTGCCGGCCAACCTCCTCGCGGCCGTGCTCATCATCGTCGCCGGGATCTTCGACCACGGGCCGGCGGTGTACGTGCTGTGGACGCTCGCGCTCGTCGTCCCGATCGTCCAGCCGTACATCGTGCCGGCGGGCGGGCTGTTCACCATCCAGCCCGCGCACATCGTCGAGCGGCACGGGCTGCTCGTCATGATCACGATCGGTGAGTCGGTGATCGCGGTCGGGGCGGGGGCCGAGCACGCGCACCTGGACGCGGGGCTGGTCGTCGCCGTGCTGCTCGGGCTGGCGCTCGCGGCGGCCTTCTGGTGGAGCTACTTCGCCCGCGACGACGAGCGCGCCGAGGAGTCGCTGACCGCCGCCGACGACGTGCGCCGCACCCAGATGACGATGTTCGGCTACTTCTACGCCCACATCCCGCTGGTCGTCGGGATCATCGTCGCGGCGGCCGGCATGGGGACGGCCGTCGGGCACGCCTGGGACGGCCTGCACACCGGCTCCGCGCTCGCCCTGGCGGGCGGCGTCGCGCTCTACCTGGCGGGCGACGTGGCGTTCCGCCGGGCCGTCCGCATCGGGCCGTCCCGCATCCGGCTCGGCGCCGCCGCGGTCGCGCTCGCGGCCGCCCCGCTGGGCCTCTGGCTGGCCGCCGCCGAGATCGCCGCCCTCGTCCTGGTGGTCGCCGCCGCGCTGGCGCTCGAACACGCGGCGACCCGGCCGGACGCCGCGGTTCCCGGCCTGGGACAATCGTCGGGTGATTGA
- a CDS encoding GNAT family N-acetyltransferase — translation MKQLDVRSVARIPTAPDDVRIRPYGVTDRDRVRRMSDRLSAASLYTRFFSGMPRIPDHYVGLLESLDHWDREALVALDGDEILGIAEYVRDASRTWRADLAVLVADPWQRRGLGSVLVGCLSELAGRRGITEFDADVILTNRQALMFVRSGWPAARSTRDGGSAHFRLPLPVPA, via the coding sequence GTGAAGCAACTCGATGTGCGCAGCGTCGCCCGCATCCCCACCGCGCCGGACGACGTCCGGATCCGCCCGTACGGCGTCACCGACCGCGACCGCGTGCGGCGGATGTCGGACCGGCTGTCGGCCGCCAGTCTCTACACGCGCTTCTTCTCCGGCATGCCCCGCATACCCGACCACTACGTCGGCCTCCTGGAGAGCCTCGACCACTGGGACCGCGAGGCCCTCGTCGCGCTGGACGGGGACGAGATCCTCGGCATCGCCGAGTACGTCCGCGACGCATCGCGGACCTGGCGCGCCGACCTCGCCGTCCTCGTCGCCGACCCCTGGCAGCGCCGGGGCCTCGGCAGCGTCCTCGTCGGCTGCCTGTCCGAGCTCGCCGGACGGCGCGGCATCACCGAGTTCGACGCGGACGTCATCCTCACCAACCGGCAGGCGCTGATGTTCGTCCGGAGCGGCTGGCCGGCGGCCCGATCCACCAGGGACGGCGGCTCCGCCCACTTCCGCCTGCCGCTCCCCGTGCCCGCCTGA
- a CDS encoding glycerophosphodiester phosphodiesterase family protein, with product MISSVEVHGHRGARGLRPENTLPGFAHALDLGVDTIELDVGLSSDGVVVLGHDQVLSPAVLADTGPAWPGDPAYPYLGKPVRELSLAQLRTLDAGRGCEAAPMPGTRIPTLAEACALLAPSGVGLSVELKTDPSWTGEEVELLTASVAAVLRAFGCTGRSQLLAFDWRVLAEARRNHPDLGRVALMERKTLVPETDWLAGRSPADPVAAAFTLGATAVSPEHHITTPALIDQAHSLALPVIVWTVNTPTDMARFINYGVDGIVTDYPDRLGSLQAPAPAL from the coding sequence GTGATCTCTTCCGTCGAGGTGCACGGACACCGGGGGGCGCGCGGCCTCCGTCCGGAGAACACCCTGCCCGGCTTCGCCCACGCCCTCGACCTCGGCGTCGACACGATCGAGCTGGACGTGGGCCTGTCCTCGGACGGCGTCGTCGTCCTCGGCCACGACCAGGTGCTCTCCCCCGCCGTCCTCGCCGACACGGGCCCCGCCTGGCCGGGCGACCCCGCCTACCCTTACCTCGGCAAGCCCGTCCGCGAACTGTCCCTCGCGCAGTTGCGGACGCTCGACGCGGGCCGCGGCTGCGAGGCCGCCCCGATGCCCGGCACCCGCATCCCCACGCTCGCCGAGGCGTGCGCCCTGCTGGCCCCCAGCGGCGTCGGGCTCTCCGTCGAGCTCAAGACCGACCCGTCCTGGACCGGCGAAGAGGTGGAGCTCCTGACCGCCTCCGTGGCGGCCGTGCTGAGGGCCTTCGGCTGCACCGGACGCTCCCAGCTCCTGGCCTTCGACTGGCGCGTCCTGGCCGAAGCCCGCCGAAACCACCCGGACCTGGGCCGCGTCGCCCTGATGGAGCGCAAGACCCTCGTCCCGGAAACCGACTGGCTCGCAGGCCGCTCCCCGGCCGACCCGGTGGCCGCCGCCTTCACGCTCGGCGCCACCGCGGTCTCCCCCGAGCACCACATCACCACGCCCGCCCTGATAGACCAGGCCCACTCCCTGGCCCTCCCGGTCATCGTCTGGACGGTGAACACCCCCACAGACATGGCCCGCTTCATCAACTACGGCGTAGACGGGATAGTCACCGACTACCCAGACCGCCTCGGATCCCTCCAAGCACCAGCCCCCGCCCTCTGA
- a CDS encoding TIGR03086 family metal-binding protein, whose product MREATGASAPPRSSACILERSIGFLLTAVQPVTRSMLAHPTPCAAWDLNMLLLHVDDSLAAVHEGLAAGRVGIRPVAVDASGDPVSALRVRAVRLLRHSMAASGRPDRGAGTAAVGDLRLPVEAVAGAGALEAAVHGWDIAQATGERRPLPPDLAADLLDVSRTLAPPRCRRPLFGEPVDPRPHASPGDRLVAFLGRRPMT is encoded by the coding sequence ATGCGTGAGGCGACCGGCGCATCGGCGCCCCCCCGATCGAGCGCGTGCATCCTGGAGCGCTCGATCGGTTTTCTCCTGACCGCCGTCCAGCCCGTGACGCGGTCCATGCTCGCGCACCCGACGCCGTGTGCGGCATGGGATCTCAACATGCTGCTGCTGCACGTCGACGACTCCCTCGCGGCGGTGCACGAGGGCCTGGCGGCGGGCCGGGTCGGCATCCGTCCGGTCGCGGTCGACGCGTCCGGCGACCCGGTGTCGGCGCTGCGCGTCCGCGCCGTCCGCCTGCTCCGCCACTCCATGGCCGCCTCCGGCCGCCCGGACCGCGGCGCGGGGACGGCGGCGGTCGGCGACCTGCGCCTCCCCGTCGAGGCGGTGGCCGGCGCGGGCGCCCTGGAAGCGGCCGTGCACGGCTGGGACATCGCCCAGGCGACCGGAGAGAGGCGTCCCCTCCCTCCGGACCTGGCCGCCGACCTCCTGGACGTGTCGAGGACGCTGGCGCCGCCCCGCTGCCGGCGGCCGCTGTTCGGCGAGCCGGTGGATCCCCGCCCGCACGCGTCGCCCGGCGACCGGCTCGTCGCCTTCCTCGGCCGCCGCCCGATGACCTGA
- the fbaA gene encoding class II fructose-bisphosphate aldolase, with product MPIATPEVYAEMLDRAKRDGFAFPAINVTSSQTLNAALRGFAEAESDGIVQVSTGGADYLSGSTVKDMVTGATALAEYARVVAAKYPVNIALHTDHCPKDKLDGFMRPLVKISQERVARGEEPLFQSHMWDGSAVELHENLRIAADLLEECAKARIIMEMEIGVVGGEEDGVANEINEKLYTTPGDALATAEAVGVGEKGRYILAATFGNVHGVYKPGSVRLRPEVLKEIQDAVGAKYGKDKPFDLVFHGGSGSTLEEIREAVSYGVVKMNVDTDTQYAFTRPVAEHMFRNYDGVLKVDGEVGNKKQYDPRAWGKAAEAGMAARIVEAAENLQSAGKKLK from the coding sequence ATGCCCATCGCAACGCCCGAGGTCTACGCGGAGATGCTCGACCGTGCGAAGCGCGACGGCTTCGCCTTCCCCGCGATCAACGTGACGTCCAGCCAGACGCTGAACGCCGCGCTGCGCGGGTTCGCGGAGGCCGAGAGCGACGGCATCGTGCAGGTGTCCACCGGCGGAGCCGACTACCTGTCCGGCTCCACGGTGAAGGACATGGTCACGGGCGCGACCGCGCTGGCCGAGTACGCCCGGGTCGTGGCGGCCAAGTACCCGGTGAACATCGCCCTGCACACCGACCACTGCCCGAAGGACAAGCTGGACGGCTTCATGCGGCCGCTGGTGAAGATCTCGCAGGAGCGGGTGGCGCGCGGCGAGGAGCCGCTGTTCCAGTCGCACATGTGGGACGGGTCCGCGGTCGAGCTGCACGAGAACCTGCGGATCGCCGCCGACCTGCTGGAGGAGTGCGCCAAGGCCCGGATCATCATGGAGATGGAGATCGGGGTCGTCGGCGGCGAGGAGGACGGCGTCGCCAACGAGATCAACGAGAAGCTGTACACGACGCCGGGCGACGCGCTCGCGACCGCCGAGGCCGTCGGCGTGGGCGAGAAGGGCCGCTACATCCTGGCCGCGACGTTCGGGAACGTGCACGGCGTCTACAAGCCGGGCTCGGTCAGGCTGCGTCCCGAGGTGCTCAAGGAGATCCAGGACGCGGTCGGCGCCAAGTACGGCAAGGACAAGCCGTTCGACCTGGTGTTCCACGGCGGCTCGGGCTCCACGCTGGAGGAGATCCGGGAGGCGGTGTCGTACGGCGTCGTCAAGATGAACGTCGACACCGACACGCAGTACGCCTTCACCCGCCCGGTCGCCGAGCACATGTTCCGCAACTACGACGGCGTGCTGAAGGTCGACGGCGAGGTCGGCAACAAGAAGCAGTACGACCCGCGCGCCTGGGGCAAGGCGGCGGAGGCCGGGATGGCCGCCCGCATCGTCGAGGCCGCCGAGAACCTCCAGTCCGCCGGCAAGAAGCTGAAGTAG
- a CDS encoding carboxymuconolactone decarboxylase family protein produces the protein MNDRFVRVARSGAEEQIAHVSLVRHASAEGLVARVYDQLERDFGILAPPVILHSPVPDLLAAVWMMLRETLVATGRADRAAKEAAAAAVSLGNSCPYCVAAHSTTLHGLVRGRDAAAIAAGRLGDIGDPHIRAVAGWGERFGTPGAPERPFPPEQAPEIVGTAFVFHYYNRMVNIFLGESPFPPNAPVRAHGAVSRVVGRLMAASSRARHAPGESLGLLPAAPASGDLPWTAGNEVIADAFARASAVIDRAGERVVPEPVRDLLAAELAGWDGRTAEPARIDEAVGGLPAPDRPAGRLVLLTALASYRVGPAVIAEFRRDDGADARLLGCLAWAAFTAARAATA, from the coding sequence ATGAACGACCGTTTCGTCCGGGTGGCCCGGAGCGGCGCGGAGGAACAGATCGCGCACGTCTCGCTCGTCCGCCACGCCTCCGCCGAGGGGCTGGTCGCGCGGGTCTACGACCAGCTCGAACGCGACTTCGGCATCCTCGCGCCGCCCGTGATCCTGCACTCCCCCGTCCCCGACCTGCTCGCCGCCGTGTGGATGATGCTGCGCGAGACCCTGGTCGCGACGGGGAGGGCCGACCGCGCGGCCAAGGAGGCCGCCGCCGCGGCGGTGTCGCTCGGCAACTCCTGCCCCTACTGCGTGGCGGCGCACAGCACCACGTTGCACGGCCTCGTGCGGGGGCGCGACGCGGCCGCGATCGCGGCGGGCAGGCTCGGCGACATCGGCGACCCGCACATCCGCGCGGTCGCCGGGTGGGGCGAACGGTTCGGCACGCCCGGGGCCCCCGAGCGACCGTTCCCGCCCGAGCAGGCGCCCGAGATCGTCGGGACCGCGTTCGTCTTCCACTACTACAACCGGATGGTCAACATCTTCCTGGGCGAGTCGCCGTTCCCCCCGAACGCCCCGGTGCGGGCGCACGGCGCGGTGAGCCGGGTGGTGGGCCGCCTGATGGCCGCGAGCTCGCGCGCCCGCCATGCCCCCGGCGAGTCCCTCGGCCTGCTGCCGGCCGCGCCGGCGTCCGGCGACCTGCCCTGGACGGCGGGCAACGAGGTGATCGCCGATGCGTTCGCGCGCGCGTCGGCGGTCATCGACCGGGCGGGCGAGCGGGTGGTGCCGGAGCCGGTCCGGGACCTGCTGGCCGCCGAGCTCGCCGGATGGGACGGGCGCACGGCCGAGCCCGCGCGGATCGACGAGGCCGTCGGCGGTCTGCCCGCGCCGGACCGTCCCGCCGGGCGGCTCGTGCTGCTGACCGCGCTCGCCTCGTACCGGGTCGGCCCGGCGGTCATCGCGGAGTTCCGCCGCGACGACGGCGCGGACGCCCGCCTGCTGGGATGCCTCGCATGGGCCGCGTTCACCGCCGCGCGGGCGGCGACGGCCTGA
- a CDS encoding maleylpyruvate isomerase N-terminal domain-containing protein yields the protein MVVRLTEENWAATRKYLRETGDRFAGLLTSPGSQTKATATWTVTDTAAHVATLARMYHQMVDPAGCEDPLAVSEDLIRSTIVDTVDTANEELLRLFPERDPQALADVLVRDIDRLLTATRDADPATALPWLGGSRVPVGGLLAHLLNELQIHGRDMARPMRMRWDVPPQEAAPFFEMFLVGVTEYGYGRLLEGHGPAPAGRIAVEFRSDHTAPVVMAMTDGFVTVEEPGDRPDVRLFFDPTALNLMLFGRIGRARAVLSRKVVIRGRRPWVLPAFLRIMRLPS from the coding sequence ATGGTGGTTCGGCTCACCGAGGAGAACTGGGCGGCGACCCGGAAGTATCTGCGCGAGACCGGCGACCGGTTCGCCGGGCTGCTGACCTCGCCCGGTTCCCAGACCAAGGCCACCGCCACCTGGACGGTCACCGATACGGCGGCGCACGTCGCCACCCTCGCACGGATGTATCACCAGATGGTCGATCCCGCCGGTTGCGAGGATCCACTGGCCGTATCCGAGGACCTCATCCGGAGCACGATCGTCGATACGGTCGACACCGCGAACGAGGAATTGCTGCGCCTTTTCCCCGAGCGCGATCCGCAAGCGCTCGCGGACGTCCTGGTCCGCGATATCGACCGGCTCCTGACGGCGACCCGGGACGCCGATCCGGCGACGGCGCTGCCCTGGCTGGGAGGCTCGCGCGTCCCGGTCGGCGGGCTCCTGGCGCATCTGCTCAACGAGCTCCAGATCCACGGGCGCGACATGGCCCGGCCCATGCGCATGCGCTGGGACGTCCCGCCGCAGGAGGCGGCGCCCTTCTTCGAGATGTTCCTCGTCGGGGTGACCGAGTACGGGTACGGGCGGCTGCTGGAGGGCCACGGCCCCGCGCCCGCCGGACGGATCGCCGTCGAGTTCCGCTCCGACCACACCGCCCCCGTGGTGATGGCGATGACCGACGGGTTCGTCACCGTGGAGGAGCCCGGCGACCGCCCCGACGTGCGGCTCTTCTTCGACCCGACGGCGCTCAACCTGATGCTGTTCGGACGGATCGGCAGAGCGCGGGCGGTGCTGAGCCGAAAGGTCGTCATTCGGGGCCGGCGGCCCTGGGTGCTCCCCGCATTCCTCCGCATCATGCGTCTTCCCTCATAA
- a CDS encoding winged helix-turn-helix transcriptional regulator, translating into MALPRTYDSQNCSIARSLEVVGDRWTMLLIRSAFQGVRRFDDFQDALGVARNVLTDRLNRLCDEGIMRRVPYQQRPERHEYRLTRKGVELWPAVMTLMMWGDRHYAPGGPPLIIGHRGCDGTLTPAFTCGSCGAHLGPADVDPRPGPSA; encoded by the coding sequence GTGGCACTGCCCCGCACGTACGACTCGCAGAACTGCTCGATCGCCCGCTCGCTGGAGGTCGTGGGCGACCGCTGGACGATGCTGCTGATCCGCAGCGCGTTCCAGGGCGTGCGGCGCTTCGACGACTTCCAGGACGCCCTGGGCGTGGCCCGCAACGTCCTCACCGACCGGCTCAACCGGCTCTGCGACGAGGGCATCATGCGCCGCGTCCCGTACCAGCAGCGGCCGGAGCGGCACGAGTACCGGCTGACCCGCAAGGGCGTGGAGCTCTGGCCCGCGGTCATGACCCTGATGATGTGGGGCGACCGCCACTACGCGCCCGGCGGCCCGCCCTTGATCATCGGACACCGGGGCTGCGACGGCACGCTGACCCCCGCGTTCACGTGCGGCTCCTGCGGTGCGCACCTCGGCCCCGCCGACGTCGACCCCCGCCCCGGCCCCAGCGCCTGA
- the purD gene encoding phosphoribosylamine--glycine ligase: MRVLVLGSGGREHALARALHRDPSVTALHCAPGNPGTAEIADNHQLDPTNRTAVVELAARLRVGLVVIGPEAVLVAGVGDALRKAGIPCFGPDRAAAKIEASKAFAKEVMAAAGVPTADARVCESSGEVEEALDAFGPPYVVKDDGLAAGKGVVVTESRDEALRHADACDRVVVEEYLDGPEVSLFALCDGQQAVPLLPAQDFKRAYDGDEGPNTGGMGAYTPLPWAPPELVDEVMSTVVQPTVDELRRRETPYVGVLYAGLALTSRGVRVVEFNARFGDPETQVVLDRLATPVATLLQACAIGGLDPSLRLEWLPGAAVTVVVAAEGYPAAPVKGDEITGLDEAAAVEGAYVLHAGTALGGEGQPVANGGRVLNVVGTGPDLATARAAAYEAASKIGLRGSHHRTDIALKAISMP; encoded by the coding sequence GTGCGAGTACTCGTCCTTGGATCAGGTGGCCGCGAGCATGCGCTCGCCCGCGCCCTGCACCGCGACCCTTCCGTCACCGCCCTCCACTGCGCCCCGGGCAATCCGGGCACGGCAGAGATCGCGGACAATCACCAGCTCGATCCGACGAACCGCACGGCGGTGGTGGAACTGGCCGCGCGGCTCCGGGTCGGCCTGGTCGTCATCGGTCCGGAGGCCGTGCTCGTGGCCGGCGTCGGCGACGCCCTGCGCAAGGCCGGCATCCCCTGCTTCGGGCCGGACCGGGCCGCCGCCAAGATCGAGGCGTCCAAGGCGTTCGCCAAGGAGGTCATGGCCGCGGCGGGCGTGCCCACCGCCGACGCGCGGGTGTGCGAGTCGAGCGGGGAGGTCGAGGAGGCGCTCGACGCCTTCGGCCCGCCGTACGTGGTGAAGGACGACGGGCTCGCGGCCGGCAAGGGCGTGGTCGTCACCGAGAGCCGCGACGAGGCATTGCGGCACGCCGACGCCTGCGACCGCGTCGTTGTGGAGGAGTACCTGGACGGTCCCGAGGTCTCCCTGTTCGCGCTGTGCGACGGGCAGCAGGCCGTCCCGCTGCTGCCCGCGCAGGACTTCAAGCGCGCCTACGACGGCGACGAGGGCCCGAACACCGGCGGGATGGGCGCGTACACACCGCTGCCCTGGGCGCCGCCCGAACTGGTGGACGAGGTCATGTCCACGGTCGTCCAGCCCACCGTGGACGAACTGCGCCGCCGCGAGACCCCGTACGTCGGCGTCCTGTACGCCGGGCTCGCGCTGACGTCCAGGGGCGTACGGGTGGTGGAGTTCAACGCGCGCTTCGGCGACCCCGAGACCCAGGTGGTGCTGGACCGGCTGGCCACCCCCGTCGCCACGCTGCTCCAGGCGTGCGCGATCGGCGGGCTCGACCCGAGCCTGCGGCTCGAATGGCTGCCGGGCGCGGCCGTCACCGTGGTCGTGGCCGCCGAGGGCTACCCGGCCGCCCCGGTGAAGGGCGACGAGATCACCGGCCTGGACGAGGCCGCCGCGGTCGAGGGGGCCTACGTCCTGCACGCGGGCACCGCGCTCGGCGGCGAGGGGCAGCCGGTCGCGAACGGCGGACGGGTCCTCAACGTCGTCGGCACCGGGCCCGACCTCGCCACCGCCCGCGCCGCCGCCTACGAGGCCGCGTCCAAGATCGGCCTGCGCGGGTCCCACCACCGGACGGACATCGCGCTGAAGGCGATCTCCATGCCATGA